A single Glycine soja cultivar W05 chromosome 14, ASM419377v2, whole genome shotgun sequence DNA region contains:
- the LOC114384761 gene encoding choline-phosphate cytidylyltransferase 2-like — MADQSEHSKTASPPEDQDRPVRVYADGIYDLFHFGHARSLEQAKKSFPNTYLLVGCCNDEVTHKYKGKTVMTEAERYESLRHCKWVDEVIPDAPWVINQEFLDKHYIDYVAHDSLPYADASGAANDVYEFVKSVGRFKETKRTEGISTSDVIMRIVKDYNQYVLRNLDRGYSRNELGVSYVKEKRLRVNRRLKTLQEKVKEHQEKVGEKIQIVAKTAGMHRNEWVENADRWVAGFLEMFEEGCHKMGTAIRDRIQERLRGQQSRDGTLRLQNGKDDKDDDDEEYYYDEEDDSDEEYFEEYYDDDELNPQNNGKDEKKE; from the exons ATGGCAGATCAGAGCGAGCATTCGAAAACGGCGTCGCCTCCGGAGGACCAGGACCGTCCCGTTCGAGTGTACGCGGATGGCATCTACGATCTCTTCCACTTTGGCCACGCTCGCTCCCTCGAGCAAGCCAAGAAATC GTTTCCGAATACATACTTGCTTGTTGGGTGTTGCAACGATGAAGTCACCCACAAATACAAAGGCAAAACTGTTATGACAGAGGCCGAACGATACGAATCCCTGCGCCACTGCAa ATGGGTGGATGAAGTTATTCCTGATGCCCCTTGGGTTATCAATCAAGAGTTTCTTGACAAGCACTACATTGACTATGTGGCTCATGACTCTCTTCC TTATGCTGATGCCAGTGGTGCTGCCAATGATGTTTATGAATTT GTTAAATCTGTTGGGAGGTTTAAGGAAACAAAACGGACCGAAGGAATATCCACGTCCGATGTTATAATGAGGATTGTCAAAGATTATAACCAATATGTGCTGCGGAACTTGGATCGTGGGTACTCAAGAAACGAGCTTGGCGTGAGCTATGTGAAG GAAAAGCGACTGAGGGTGAATAGAAGGTTGAAAACATTACAAGAGAAAGTGAAGGAACATCAAGAAAAAGTTGGCGAAAAG ATCCAAATTGTTGCAAAGACTGCTGGCATGCATCGGAATGAGTGGGTGGAAAATGCTGATCGTTGGGTAGCTGGTTTTCTGGAAATGTTTGAAGAAGGTTGCCACAAGATG GGAACAGCAATTAGGGATCGAATTCAAGAGAGGTTAAGAGGTCAGCAGTCAAGAGATGGCACACTTCGTCTACAAAATGGCAAGGATGATAAGGATGACGATGATGAGGAGTATTATTATGATGAGGAGGATGATAGTGATGAAGAATATTTTGAAGAatattatgatgatgatgagcttAATCCtcaaaataatggaaaagatgagaaaaaagAATAG
- the LOC114383195 gene encoding uncharacterized protein LOC114383195 isoform X3: MENRGESADAELQLDADFVPVPAQTCTGNEKSNKASRIPQSRRPNLSSLQIPAWSLDIALSTFAKTDGPSVSRSSPGSTRGLPPRPNSAKVRSSMRGLLPQRSFKINACSQDIERTGLIVPNTPPSDAPLDKPSTSTSLSLNNRVISPSTKVSHSLPVTPFATSSAENEHGRHLGRDSDLSTMEVHQHMTRSFSVPVDGKATNLRVTDSRGLIRVISAKRHLETVGGKSTDGAFVPEIAIEDATEDIPEEQAVCRICLVELGEGGNTLKMECSCKGDLALAHQECAVKWFSIKGNRTCDVCKLDVQNLPVTLLKIYNPLTPARQASNVPQQSEIVYYSYFMHNRIWQDVPVLILVSMLAYFCFLEQLLVSDLGPRALAISLPFSCVLGLLSSMIASTMVSRSFVWAYACFQFATLILLAHVFYTILNFNAILSILLSTFTGFGIAISMNSLVMEFIGWRTSRQVQSSFVNVNWTEQQHREHVQEQGQEDGGQHQRQRQQEHHLPQHGNS; encoded by the exons ATGGAAAATAGAGGTGAGAGTGCCGATGCTGAGCTTCAACTTGACGCTGATTTTGTGCCGGTTCCTGCCCAG ACATGTACTGGAAATGAAAAGAGTAACAAGGCCTCCCGGATTCCTCAGTCTAGACGACCTAATTTATCCTCACTGCAAATACCAGCATGGTCACTAGATATTGCATTATCTACTTTTGCAAAGACTGATGGTCCTTCGGTTTCACGATCAAGTCCTGGTTCCACAAGAGGACTTCCCCCAAGGCCAAATTCAGCCAAAGTCAGGTCTTCAATGAGAGGTTTACTTCCTCAGAGGAGCTTCAAGATAAATGCCTGTTCCCAGGATATTGAAAGGACAGGTCTCATAGTTCCCAACACTCCCCCATCAGATGCTCCTTTGGACAAACCTTCCACTTCAACTTCTCTGTCTCTTAATAATAGGGTTATCTCCCCATCAACAAAAGTTTCACATTCATTACCAGTTACTCCATTTGCAACTTCAAGTGCAGAGAATGAACATGGAAGACATCTAGGGCGTGATTCTGATTTAAGT aCAATGGAAGTTCATCAGCATATGACACGATCATTTTCAGTCCCAGTTGATGGCAAAGCCACTAATTTAAGGGTTACAGATTCTAGGGGCTTGATTCGTGTAATTTCAGCAAAACGACATCTTGAAACTGTTGGTGGAAAGTCAACTGATGGTGCTTTCGTTCCAGAGATTG CCATTGAAGATGCTACTGAGGATATTCCAGAGGAACAAGCAGTTTGCAGGATTTGTTTGGTGGAGCTTGGGGAAGGAGGGAATACACTTAAGATGGAATGCAGTTGTAAAGGTGATCTTGCACTTGCTCACCAAGAATGTGCAGTAAAGTGGTTTAGTATTAAGGGAAACAGGACCTGTGATGTCTGCAAGCTGGATGTCCAGAACCTCCCAGTAACACTGTTGAAAATTTATAATCCTCTAACTCCTGCTAGGCAGGCATCAAATGTGCCACAACAGTCAGAAATAGTTTATTACAG CTATTTCATGCATAACAGGATCTGGCAGGATGTACCAGTACTTATCTTGGTCAGCATGCTTGCGTACTTTTGTTTTCTAGAGCAACTACTG GTTTCAGATTTGGGACCTCGTGCTCTTGCCATTTCATTACCATTCTCCTGTGTTTTAGGTCTCCTTTCATCTATGATTGCATCAACCATGG TGAGCAGGAGTTTCGTATGGGCTTATGCTTGCTTCCAGTTTGCAACTCTTATCCTGTTAGCTCATGTATTTTATACTATT CTCAATTTTAATGCAATTCTCTCCATTCTCCTTTCTACGTTCACTGGATTTGGGATTGCCATCAGTATGAATTCTCTCGTTATGGAATTCATCGGATGGAGAACTAGCAGGCAGGTTCAATCCTCCTTTGTAAATGTTAACTGGACAGAGCAGCAGCATCGTGAGCATGTACAAGAACAGGGACAGGAAGATGGAGGACAACATCAGCGACAAAGACAACAAGAGCATCATCTGCCGCAGCATGGCAACAGTTGA
- the LOC114383054 gene encoding VQ motif-containing protein 22-like — MTATMSGPIPNDHWLHFYQQNQFPSSVSDATTVTTTAAPAKLSPEGGVSKPIRRRSRASRRTPTTLLNTDTSNFRAMVQQFTGAPSAPDMFGSPVPVNPNGLMLAPSQSLYHQQNHLAYRDGGDKGFFQRLSNPTATAPNNDRADEVLVDHGGRFFPTTSS, encoded by the coding sequence ATGACTGCTACCATGTCTGGCCCTATTCCTAATGATCACTGGCTCCATTTCTATCAACAAAACCAATTCCCCTCTTCCGTTTCCGACGCCACAACCGTGACAACCACCGCCGCGCCGGCCAAGCTAAGCCCAGAAGGCGGAGTCTCAAAGCCCATTAGACGGCGTTCACGGGCCTCAAGGAGAACTCCCACCACTCTGCTGAACACGGACACCAGCAATTTCCGGGCCATGGTGCAACAGTTCACTGGAGCTCCTTCTGCGCCTGATATGTTTGGGAGCCCAGTCCCTGTCAACCCAAATGGCCTCATGTTGGCCCCTTCTCAGTCCCTTTATCACCAACAAAACCACTTAGCATACAGAGATGGTGGAGACAAGGGTTTTTTTCAGAGACTGAGCAACCCAACAGCAACAGCTCCAAATAATGATCGAGCTGATGAGGTTTTGGTGGACCATGGCGGGCGTTTCTTCCCAACAacttcttcttga
- the LOC114383195 gene encoding uncharacterized protein LOC114383195 isoform X4, with the protein MLIIIKSKSKYNIIHYGVWAFDAVSVTVLPKRFLGWKIETCTGNEKSNKASRIPQSRRPNLSSLQIPAWSLDIALSTFAKTDGPSVSRSSPGSTRGLPPRPNSAKVRSSMRGLLPQRSFKINACSQDIERTGLIVPNTPPSDAPLDKPSTSTSLSLNNRVISPSTKVSHSLPVTPFATSSAENEHGRHLGRDSDLSTMEVHQHMTRSFSVPVDGKATNLRVTDSRGLIRVISAKRHLETVGGKSTDGAFVPEIAIEDATEDIPEEQAVCRICLVELGEGGNTLKMECSCKGDLALAHQECAVKWFSIKGNRTCDVCKLDVQNLPVTLLKIYNPLTPARQASNVPQQSEIVYYSYFMHNRIWQDVPVLILVSMLAYFCFLEQLLVSDLGPRALAISLPFSCVLGLLSSMIASTMAQF; encoded by the exons ATGCTAAtcataattaaatcaaaatcaaaatataatataatacattatGGCGTTTGGGCATTTGATGCCGTGAGTGTAACTGTTTTGCCAAAGCGTTTCCTTGGATGGAAAATAGAG ACATGTACTGGAAATGAAAAGAGTAACAAGGCCTCCCGGATTCCTCAGTCTAGACGACCTAATTTATCCTCACTGCAAATACCAGCATGGTCACTAGATATTGCATTATCTACTTTTGCAAAGACTGATGGTCCTTCGGTTTCACGATCAAGTCCTGGTTCCACAAGAGGACTTCCCCCAAGGCCAAATTCAGCCAAAGTCAGGTCTTCAATGAGAGGTTTACTTCCTCAGAGGAGCTTCAAGATAAATGCCTGTTCCCAGGATATTGAAAGGACAGGTCTCATAGTTCCCAACACTCCCCCATCAGATGCTCCTTTGGACAAACCTTCCACTTCAACTTCTCTGTCTCTTAATAATAGGGTTATCTCCCCATCAACAAAAGTTTCACATTCATTACCAGTTACTCCATTTGCAACTTCAAGTGCAGAGAATGAACATGGAAGACATCTAGGGCGTGATTCTGATTTAAGT aCAATGGAAGTTCATCAGCATATGACACGATCATTTTCAGTCCCAGTTGATGGCAAAGCCACTAATTTAAGGGTTACAGATTCTAGGGGCTTGATTCGTGTAATTTCAGCAAAACGACATCTTGAAACTGTTGGTGGAAAGTCAACTGATGGTGCTTTCGTTCCAGAGATTG CCATTGAAGATGCTACTGAGGATATTCCAGAGGAACAAGCAGTTTGCAGGATTTGTTTGGTGGAGCTTGGGGAAGGAGGGAATACACTTAAGATGGAATGCAGTTGTAAAGGTGATCTTGCACTTGCTCACCAAGAATGTGCAGTAAAGTGGTTTAGTATTAAGGGAAACAGGACCTGTGATGTCTGCAAGCTGGATGTCCAGAACCTCCCAGTAACACTGTTGAAAATTTATAATCCTCTAACTCCTGCTAGGCAGGCATCAAATGTGCCACAACAGTCAGAAATAGTTTATTACAG CTATTTCATGCATAACAGGATCTGGCAGGATGTACCAGTACTTATCTTGGTCAGCATGCTTGCGTACTTTTGTTTTCTAGAGCAACTACTG GTTTCAGATTTGGGACCTCGTGCTCTTGCCATTTCATTACCATTCTCCTGTGTTTTAGGTCTCCTTTCATCTATGATTGCATCAACCATGG CTCAATTTTAA
- the LOC114383195 gene encoding uncharacterized protein LOC114383195 isoform X1 has translation MLIIIKSKSKYNIIHYGVWAFDAVSVTVLPKRFLGWKIETCTGNEKSNKASRIPQSRRPNLSSLQIPAWSLDIALSTFAKTDGPSVSRSSPGSTRGLPPRPNSAKVRSSMRGLLPQRSFKINACSQDIERTGLIVPNTPPSDAPLDKPSTSTSLSLNNRVISPSTKVSHSLPVTPFATSSAENEHGRHLGRDSDLSTMEVHQHMTRSFSVPVDGKATNLRVTDSRGLIRVISAKRHLETVGGKSTDGAFVPEIAIEDATEDIPEEQAVCRICLVELGEGGNTLKMECSCKGDLALAHQECAVKWFSIKGNRTCDVCKLDVQNLPVTLLKIYNPLTPARQASNVPQQSEIVYYSYFMHNRIWQDVPVLILVSMLAYFCFLEQLLVSDLGPRALAISLPFSCVLGLLSSMIASTMVSRSFVWAYACFQFATLILLAHVFYTILNFNAILSILLSTFTGFGIAISMNSLVMEFIGWRTSRQVQSSFVNVNWTEQQHREHVQEQGQEDGGQHQRQRQQEHHLPQHGNS, from the exons ATGCTAAtcataattaaatcaaaatcaaaatataatataatacattatGGCGTTTGGGCATTTGATGCCGTGAGTGTAACTGTTTTGCCAAAGCGTTTCCTTGGATGGAAAATAGAG ACATGTACTGGAAATGAAAAGAGTAACAAGGCCTCCCGGATTCCTCAGTCTAGACGACCTAATTTATCCTCACTGCAAATACCAGCATGGTCACTAGATATTGCATTATCTACTTTTGCAAAGACTGATGGTCCTTCGGTTTCACGATCAAGTCCTGGTTCCACAAGAGGACTTCCCCCAAGGCCAAATTCAGCCAAAGTCAGGTCTTCAATGAGAGGTTTACTTCCTCAGAGGAGCTTCAAGATAAATGCCTGTTCCCAGGATATTGAAAGGACAGGTCTCATAGTTCCCAACACTCCCCCATCAGATGCTCCTTTGGACAAACCTTCCACTTCAACTTCTCTGTCTCTTAATAATAGGGTTATCTCCCCATCAACAAAAGTTTCACATTCATTACCAGTTACTCCATTTGCAACTTCAAGTGCAGAGAATGAACATGGAAGACATCTAGGGCGTGATTCTGATTTAAGT aCAATGGAAGTTCATCAGCATATGACACGATCATTTTCAGTCCCAGTTGATGGCAAAGCCACTAATTTAAGGGTTACAGATTCTAGGGGCTTGATTCGTGTAATTTCAGCAAAACGACATCTTGAAACTGTTGGTGGAAAGTCAACTGATGGTGCTTTCGTTCCAGAGATTG CCATTGAAGATGCTACTGAGGATATTCCAGAGGAACAAGCAGTTTGCAGGATTTGTTTGGTGGAGCTTGGGGAAGGAGGGAATACACTTAAGATGGAATGCAGTTGTAAAGGTGATCTTGCACTTGCTCACCAAGAATGTGCAGTAAAGTGGTTTAGTATTAAGGGAAACAGGACCTGTGATGTCTGCAAGCTGGATGTCCAGAACCTCCCAGTAACACTGTTGAAAATTTATAATCCTCTAACTCCTGCTAGGCAGGCATCAAATGTGCCACAACAGTCAGAAATAGTTTATTACAG CTATTTCATGCATAACAGGATCTGGCAGGATGTACCAGTACTTATCTTGGTCAGCATGCTTGCGTACTTTTGTTTTCTAGAGCAACTACTG GTTTCAGATTTGGGACCTCGTGCTCTTGCCATTTCATTACCATTCTCCTGTGTTTTAGGTCTCCTTTCATCTATGATTGCATCAACCATGG TGAGCAGGAGTTTCGTATGGGCTTATGCTTGCTTCCAGTTTGCAACTCTTATCCTGTTAGCTCATGTATTTTATACTATT CTCAATTTTAATGCAATTCTCTCCATTCTCCTTTCTACGTTCACTGGATTTGGGATTGCCATCAGTATGAATTCTCTCGTTATGGAATTCATCGGATGGAGAACTAGCAGGCAGGTTCAATCCTCCTTTGTAAATGTTAACTGGACAGAGCAGCAGCATCGTGAGCATGTACAAGAACAGGGACAGGAAGATGGAGGACAACATCAGCGACAAAGACAACAAGAGCATCATCTGCCGCAGCATGGCAACAGTTGA
- the LOC114383195 gene encoding uncharacterized protein LOC114383195 isoform X2: MLIIIKSKSKYNIIHYGVWAFDAVSVTVLPKRFLGWKIETCTGNEKSNKASRIPQSRRPNLSSLQIPAWSLDIALSTFAKTDGPSVSRSSPGSTRGLPPRPNSAKVRSSMRGLLPQRSFKINACSQDIERTGLIVPNTPPSDAPLDKPSTSTSLSLNNRVISPSTKVSHSLPVTPFATSSAENEHGRHLGRDSDLSTMEVHQHMTRSFSVPVDGKATNLRVTDSRGLIRVISAKRHLETVGGKSTDGAFVPEIAIEDATEDIPEEQAVCRICLVELGEGGNTLKMECSCKGDLALAHQECAVKWFSIKGNRTCDVCKLDVQNLPVTLLKIYNPLTPARQASNVPQQSEIVYYRIWQDVPVLILVSMLAYFCFLEQLLVSDLGPRALAISLPFSCVLGLLSSMIASTMVSRSFVWAYACFQFATLILLAHVFYTILNFNAILSILLSTFTGFGIAISMNSLVMEFIGWRTSRQVQSSFVNVNWTEQQHREHVQEQGQEDGGQHQRQRQQEHHLPQHGNS, encoded by the exons ATGCTAAtcataattaaatcaaaatcaaaatataatataatacattatGGCGTTTGGGCATTTGATGCCGTGAGTGTAACTGTTTTGCCAAAGCGTTTCCTTGGATGGAAAATAGAG ACATGTACTGGAAATGAAAAGAGTAACAAGGCCTCCCGGATTCCTCAGTCTAGACGACCTAATTTATCCTCACTGCAAATACCAGCATGGTCACTAGATATTGCATTATCTACTTTTGCAAAGACTGATGGTCCTTCGGTTTCACGATCAAGTCCTGGTTCCACAAGAGGACTTCCCCCAAGGCCAAATTCAGCCAAAGTCAGGTCTTCAATGAGAGGTTTACTTCCTCAGAGGAGCTTCAAGATAAATGCCTGTTCCCAGGATATTGAAAGGACAGGTCTCATAGTTCCCAACACTCCCCCATCAGATGCTCCTTTGGACAAACCTTCCACTTCAACTTCTCTGTCTCTTAATAATAGGGTTATCTCCCCATCAACAAAAGTTTCACATTCATTACCAGTTACTCCATTTGCAACTTCAAGTGCAGAGAATGAACATGGAAGACATCTAGGGCGTGATTCTGATTTAAGT aCAATGGAAGTTCATCAGCATATGACACGATCATTTTCAGTCCCAGTTGATGGCAAAGCCACTAATTTAAGGGTTACAGATTCTAGGGGCTTGATTCGTGTAATTTCAGCAAAACGACATCTTGAAACTGTTGGTGGAAAGTCAACTGATGGTGCTTTCGTTCCAGAGATTG CCATTGAAGATGCTACTGAGGATATTCCAGAGGAACAAGCAGTTTGCAGGATTTGTTTGGTGGAGCTTGGGGAAGGAGGGAATACACTTAAGATGGAATGCAGTTGTAAAGGTGATCTTGCACTTGCTCACCAAGAATGTGCAGTAAAGTGGTTTAGTATTAAGGGAAACAGGACCTGTGATGTCTGCAAGCTGGATGTCCAGAACCTCCCAGTAACACTGTTGAAAATTTATAATCCTCTAACTCCTGCTAGGCAGGCATCAAATGTGCCACAACAGTCAGAAATAGTTTATTACAG GATCTGGCAGGATGTACCAGTACTTATCTTGGTCAGCATGCTTGCGTACTTTTGTTTTCTAGAGCAACTACTG GTTTCAGATTTGGGACCTCGTGCTCTTGCCATTTCATTACCATTCTCCTGTGTTTTAGGTCTCCTTTCATCTATGATTGCATCAACCATGG TGAGCAGGAGTTTCGTATGGGCTTATGCTTGCTTCCAGTTTGCAACTCTTATCCTGTTAGCTCATGTATTTTATACTATT CTCAATTTTAATGCAATTCTCTCCATTCTCCTTTCTACGTTCACTGGATTTGGGATTGCCATCAGTATGAATTCTCTCGTTATGGAATTCATCGGATGGAGAACTAGCAGGCAGGTTCAATCCTCCTTTGTAAATGTTAACTGGACAGAGCAGCAGCATCGTGAGCATGTACAAGAACAGGGACAGGAAGATGGAGGACAACATCAGCGACAAAGACAACAAGAGCATCATCTGCCGCAGCATGGCAACAGTTGA
- the LOC114384758 gene encoding pentatricopeptide repeat-containing protein At3g22150, chloroplastic-like: MRVMASSTVVPVPPVPVEGGKPSRGISIRSRLSKLCQEGQPHLARHLLDTLPRASTAVWNTVIIGFICNHMPLEALQLYAEMKSTPCTPSDCYTFSSTLKACSLTQNLMTGKALHSHLLRSQSNSRIVYNSLLNMYSSCLPPQSQHDYVLKVFAVMRKRNVVAWNTLISWFVKTHRHLHALRAFATLIKTSITPSPVTFVNVFPAVPDPKTALMFYALLLKFGADYVNDVFAVSSAIVLFSDLGCLDHARMVFDRCSNKNTEVWNTMIGGYVQNNCPLQGVDVFVRALESEEAVCDEVTFLSVISAVSQLQQIKLAHQLHAFVLKNLAATPVIVVNAIMVMYSRCNFVDTSFKVFDNMSQRDAVSWNTIISSFVQNGLDEEALMLVCEMQKQKFPIDSVTMTALLSAASNMRSSYIGRQTHAYLIRHGIQFEGMESYLIDMYAKSRLIRTSELLFQQNCPSDRDLATWNAMIAGYTQNELSDKAILILREALVHKVIPNAVTLASILPACSSMGSTTFARQLHGFAIRHFLDENVFVGTALVDTYSKSGAISYAENVFIRTPERNSVTYTTMIMSYGQHGMGKEALALYDSMLRCGIKPDAVTFVAILSACSYSGLVEEGLHIFEYMDELHKIKPSIEHYCCVADMLGRVGRVVEAYEFVQRLGEDGNAIEIWGSILGACRNHGYFELGKFIAEKLLNMETEKRIAGYHVLISNIYAEEGEWEKVDRVRNQMKEKGLQKEMGCSWVEIAGHVNFFVSRDEKHPQSGEIYYILDKLTMGMKDAGYKPRNNSNLNRILESSD, encoded by the coding sequence ATGAGGGTGATGGCTTCTTCTACGGTTGTTCCCGTTCCTCCTGTTCCAGTTGAGGGCGGAAAGCCAAGCCGCGGCATTAGCATTCGGTCTCGCCTAAGCAAACTGTGCCAAGAGGGGCAACCTCACTTGGCACGCCATCTTCTGGACACTCTTCCACGCGCCTCCACCGCGGTGTGGAACACCGTCATCATCGGCTTCATCTGCAACCACATGCCTTTGGAAGCCCTCCAGCTCTACGCTGAAATGAAGTCCACCCCCTGCACCCCTTCCGATTGCTACACCTTCTCTTCCACCCTCAAGGCCTGCTCCCTAACCCAAAACCTCATGACCGGTAAGGCCCTTCATTCCCATCTTCTTCGCTCCCAATCCAACTCTCGAATCGTCTACAACTCCCTCTTGAACATGTACTCCTCCTGCTTGCCCCCTCAATCCCAACACGACTACGTCCTCAAAGTTTTCGCCGTTATGCGCAAACGTAACGTCGTCGCTTGGAACACCTTGATTTCATGGTTCGTCAAAACCCACCGACACCTTCACGCCCTTCGCGCCTTCGCAACCCTCATTAAAACTTCCATTACTCCATCTCCCGTTACTTTCGTCAATGTCTTCCCCGCTGTCCCTGATCCTAAAACCGCTCTTATGTTTTATGCCTTGCTTCTTAAATTTGGTGCCGACTATGTCAATGACGTCTTTGCTGTTAGCTCCGCAATCGTTTTGTTTTCTGATCTTGGTTGCTTAGACCATGCTAGGATGGTTTTTGACCGTTGTTCCAACAAAAATACAGAGGTTTGGAACACCATGATTGGTGGTTATGTTCAAAATAACTGTCCTCTTCAAGGGGTTGATGTTTTCGTTCGTGCCCTGGAGTCAGAGGAGGCCGTGTGCGATGAGGTCACTTTTCTGTCCGTTATCTCTGCTGTTTCCCAGCTGCAGCAAATTAAATTGGCTCATCAGCTACATGCATTTGTTCTAAAAAATTTGGCAGCTACTCCAGTTATTGTTGTCAATGCTATCATGGTTATGTACTCCAGATGCAATTTTGTTGATACTTCCTTTAAGGTTTTTGATAACATGTCTCAAAGGGATGCTGTTTCGTGGAATACTATAATTTCTTCCTTCGTACAGAATGGTTTGGATGAGGAAGCACTCATGCTTGTGTGCGAGATGCAGAAGCAGAAGTTTCCGATCGATTCCGTCACCATGACGGCCCTTCTTTCTGCGGCTTCTAACATGAGGAGCTCTTACATTGGACGGCAAACCCATGCATACCTAATTCGCCACGGGATACAGTTTGAGGGTATGGAGAGTTATCTGATTGATATGTATGCGAAATCCAGGTTGATTAGGACTTCTGAGTTGTTATTTCAGCAGAATTGCCCAAGTGATAGAGATCTGGCCACATGGAATGCTATGATTGCTGGTTATACACAGAACGAGCTCAGTGACAAAGCCATTCTCATTCTTAGAGAGGCATTAGTTCACAAGGTAATTCCAAATGCAGTGACCTTAGCGTCCATTCTCCCAGCCTGTAGTTCAATGGGAAGTACGACCTTTGCTAGGCAACTTCACGGATTTGCCATACGTCATTTCTTGGATGAAAATGTTTTTGTGGGAACTGCTTTAGTGGACACGTATTCCAAATCGGGCGCAATCAGTTATGCCGAAAATGTTTTTATCAGAACACCAGAGAGGAATTCTGTTACATACACCACAATGATAATGAGCTATGGTCAGCATGGAATGGGTAAGGAAGCTCTTGCCTTGTATGATTCCATGCTGAGATGTGGGATTAAGCCTGATGCAGTTACTTTTGTTGCCATCTTGTCTGCTTGCAGTTATAGTGGTTTGGTTGAAGAAGGTCTTCACATATTTGAGTATATGGAcgaattacataaaattaagcCCTCAATTGAACATTATTGTTGTGTTGCAGACATGTTAGGGAGGGTTGGGAGGGTGGTCGAAGCCTATGAGTTTGTCCAGAGATTGGGTGAGGATGGTAATGCAATAGAAATCTGGGGATCTATTCTTGGGGCCTGCAGAAATCATGGGTACTTTGAATTGGGAAAATTTATTGCTGAAAAGTTGCTTAATATGGAAACAGAAAAAAGGATTGCTGGATATCATGTTTTGATCTCAAATATCTATGCAGAGGAAGGAGAGTGGGAAAAAGTTGATAGAGTGAGAAATCAGATGAAGGAAAAAGGTTTGCAAAAGGAAATGGGATGTAGTTGGGTTGAGATTGCTGGGCATGTGAACTTCTTTGTATCCAGAGACGAGAAGCACCCCCAAAGTGGTGAGATATATTATATCTTGGACAAATTGACTATGGGCATGAAGGATGCTGGTTATAAGCCACGCAACAATTCCAATTTAAATAGGATTTTGGAATCTAGTGACTGA